In one Drosophila pseudoobscura strain MV-25-SWS-2005 chromosome X, UCI_Dpse_MV25, whole genome shotgun sequence genomic region, the following are encoded:
- the LOC4815685 gene encoding putative uncharacterized protein DDB_G0271606, with amino-acid sequence MRLALILCTLSAAVCLASGLGQPEAPTKASSYPKKVTTLKKRPTKTPTAATTSTSGSTTSGRGGTSSSGTTTKPSKPRVKIGKTTRPSTVTRGSTKAPALAASFSNLPADDLEFIKELDKQFKLHGDKIKIKVERDNSTGSGGKNSKRTIEGDLGYGYAHQGYDYTPPKFMFYPYSQHDIPATEAPLDTYGSYAPSGFAHPQPQEPEEPQEHQQPPQQQQQQHVTSVTIEPSYSYELKPQTTYETQPPHPTQPQEHQPHQAHPSHGLEQPQIDLPQEEEHADQGGYQEPVIVLRIPGPAKYAAHLQTLLQQYLEIRAAQYLSLLQEAEQHQQQQQQHHQHQQQQQPLDLSQQYGAPDQGPYHPDVSYSHQLAPTPQPVQYAAIDDVYQSYKGRHQQQQQHQQQVQQYEQPPHEAYYTPTGYQQQTQFYYAQPQSHGHGQGQAQPQLYLIAMAPQPEYVDAAPQADYGEPLPHQPQQQHQAQQQPIYVPESEPPTAPEAEHEQEQEHSLPITENNPRPTHTKVIFNSHPSHMYPTLRQYSQQQQQQQHHHQEQQEEQQEGASEESAPSQQPYNYHAHGLKMRQGKRSAKAHPEAAAAAVGDQRLQQIREYVREKLGAEMGSAVEYKTTQLLEG; translated from the exons ATGCGATTGGCATTGATACTG TGCACCCTGAGTGCGGCCGTGTGTCTGGCCAGTGGCTTGGGTCAGCCGGAGGCGCCCACCAAGGCATCCAGCTACCCCAAGAAGGTGACGACGCTGAAGAAGCGACCGACCAAGACGCCGACCGCGGCGACCACTTCCACATCGGGCAGCACCACATCCGGCAGGGGGGGAACAAGCAGCAGTGGGACGACCACCAAGCCGAGCAAGCCACGCGTGAAGATCGGGAAGACCACCAGACCGAGCACCGTCACTAGAGGCAGCACCAAGGCACCCGCCTTGGCCGCGAGCTTTAGCAACCTGCCCGCTGATGATCTGGAGTTCATCAAGGAGCTGGACAAGCAGTTCAAGCTGCATGGGGACAAGATCAAGATCAAGGTGGAGCGGGACAATTCCACGGGTAGTGGCGGCAAGAACAGCAAGCGGACGATCGAAGGAGATCTGGG ATATGGCTATGCCCATCAGGGGTACGACTACACGCCGCCCAAGTTCATGTTCTATCCGTACTCCCAGCACGACATTCCGGCCACAGAGGCGCCACTAGATACCTATGGGAGCTATGCTCCCTCCGGCTTTGCCCATCCCCAACCGCAGGAGCCAGAAGAACCGCAGGAGCACCAACAGccaccgcagcagcaacagcagcagcacgtgACAAGCGTGACCATCGAGCCCTCGTATTCCTACGAGCTGAAGCCACAGACTACCTACGAGACACAGCCCCCACATCCGACACAGCCCCAGGAGCACCAACCGCATCAGGCGCATCCAAGCCATGGCCTGGAGCAGCCCCAGATCGATCTGCctcaggaggaggagcatgCGGATCAGGGCGGCTACCAGGAGCCCGTCATCGTCCTGCGCATCCCAGGCCCCGCAAAGTACGCAGCCCATCTCCAGACCCTGTTGCAGCAGTACCTGGAGATCCGAGCAGCCCAGTACTTGAGCCTGCTCCAAGAGGccgagcagcaccagcagcagcagcagcaacaccatcaacaccagcagcagcagcaaccttTGGATCTCTCGCAGCAATATGGTGCCCCCGATCAGGGGCCCTACCATCCCGATGTGAGCTATTCCCACCAACTGGCGCCAACGCCCCAGCCAGTACAGTATGCGGCCATCGACGATGTCTACCAGAGCTACAAGGGacgccaccagcagcagcaacagcatcagcagcaggtgcagcaGTACGAACAGCCACCGCACGAGGCCTACTATACGCCAACAGGCTACCAGCAGCAGACACAGTTCTACTACGCCCAGCCGCAGTCCCATGGCCATGGTCAGGGCCAGGCACAGCCGCAGCTCTACCTGATAGCCATGGCCCCACAGCCGGAATATGTCGATGCAGCCCCGCAGGCGGACTACGGCGAACCGCTGCCACAtcagccgcaacagcaacatcaggCACAACAGCAACCGATCTATGTGCCCGAGTCAGAGCCACCCACTGCCCCCGAGGCGGAgcacgagcaggagcaggagcacagTCTCCCCATCACGGAGAACAATCCGCGGCCCACCCACACCAAGGTCATATTCAATTCGCACCCCAGCCACATGTACCCTACCCTGCGCCAGTActcccaacagcagcagcagcagcagcaccaccaccaggaACAGCAGGAGGAACAGCAGGAAGGCGCCTCCGAGGAAAGTGCTCCGTCTCAGCAGCCGTACAACTACCATGCCCACGGCCTCAAGATGCGCCAGGGCAAGCGTTCGGCGAAGGCGCACCCCGAGGCCGCGGCGGCAGCAGTCGGCGACCAGCGGCTGCAACAGATCCGGGAGTACGTGCGGGAGAAGCTCGGTGCAGAGATGGGCTCGGCGGTGGAGTACAAGACGACGCAGCTGCTGGAGGGCTAA